From Mycoplasma sp. 2045, a single genomic window includes:
- a CDS encoding PQ-loop domain-containing transporter, with amino-acid sequence MLAALETAFEIIKWICAITVISLSIPQLLKILKDKKTGPVNFVSFWIFHIGILLWVIWGATDKNNEKFITVMVADGVGILVNGIMTGLLYYYKKEFTNKQKLQGYLAVLATWIIAGIFTVFYIIDYGRDGSKNDPYIIGKLHNSISTAMGFIFPAFTTFAFLPQLITSFKTKQWQGVSYWMYVLYVVNNIIWIVYWILLILINKYKGLSITSAIGGLVWQSISLTLFSIQLGFTLHDKFTTQKTTVRHSHRA; translated from the coding sequence ATGTTAGCTGCATTAGAAACTGCATTTGAAATTATTAAATGAATTTGTGCAATTACTGTTATCTCATTAAGTATTCCTCAATTATTGAAAATTCTTAAAGATAAAAAGACAGGACCTGTTAACTTTGTGTCATTCTGAATTTTCCATATTGGGATTTTACTTTGAGTAATTTGAGGTGCAACAGATAAGAATAATGAAAAATTCATAACTGTTATGGTCGCAGATGGAGTGGGTATACTTGTAAACGGAATTATGACAGGTTTACTTTACTACTACAAAAAAGAATTTACTAATAAACAAAAATTACAAGGATATCTTGCTGTTTTAGCTACATGAATTATTGCTGGAATATTTACTGTATTTTACATTATTGATTATGGTAGAGATGGTAGCAAAAATGATCCATATATAATTGGAAAATTACATAATTCAATTTCAACTGCTATGGGATTCATTTTCCCGGCATTTACTACATTTGCTTTCTTACCTCAGTTAATAACATCATTTAAAACAAAACAATGACAAGGTGTTTCATACTGAATGTATGTTTTATATGTTGTAAACAACATTATTTGAATAGTTTACTGAATCTTATTAATTCTTATTAATAAATATAAAGGGCTCTCAATCACATCAGCTATCGGTGGATTAGTATGACAATCAATTTCATTAACACTATTCTCAATCCAATTAGGATTTACATTACACGATAAATTTACAACACAAAAAACAACAGTAAGACATTCACACCGTGCTTAA
- a CDS encoding Cof-type HAD-IIB family hydrolase, producing MQQTKIFAFDLDGTLFTKSETIHPSTKEVLLQEQAKGNKIVIATGRGLVKMLALNHDTFKFVDYLVCSNGALVHNMKTNTTYTLGELSKEMLDTVHAHALKYDLVLSVDGNNYNGSILPNGTYPKWMSPQQVKNMNIFNEATIEEVKEAISNPETKITQMAMRNQEHNAKEATENIMSGLKDFDCEVYLTNSVYTDINPKNISKWAGIMKIVELEQLKDYQVVAFGDSGNDVHMLSEAHVGVAMGNATIEAKSTANFVIGDNDTNTIGQFISENF from the coding sequence ATGCAGCAGACAAAAATATTTGCATTCGATTTAGATGGTACATTATTTACAAAAAGCGAAACAATTCACCCTTCAACAAAAGAAGTTTTACTTCAAGAGCAAGCTAAAGGAAATAAAATTGTTATTGCAACAGGTCGTGGTTTAGTTAAGATGCTTGCATTAAATCACGACACATTCAAATTTGTTGATTATTTAGTGTGCTCAAATGGTGCGTTAGTTCACAATATGAAAACTAATACAACATACACATTAGGTGAATTATCAAAAGAAATGTTAGATACAGTTCACGCACATGCACTTAAATATGATTTAGTTCTTTCGGTTGATGGAAATAACTATAATGGTTCAATTTTACCTAATGGAACTTATCCAAAATGAATGTCACCACAGCAAGTTAAAAATATGAACATTTTTAATGAAGCTACAATTGAAGAAGTAAAAGAAGCAATCAGTAATCCTGAAACAAAAATAACTCAAATGGCTATGAGAAACCAAGAGCACAATGCTAAAGAAGCTACAGAAAACATTATGAGTGGTTTAAAAGATTTCGATTGTGAAGTTTACTTAACAAACTCAGTTTACACAGATATTAACCCTAAAAATATTTCTAAGTGAGCTGGAATTATGAAAATTGTTGAATTAGAACAATTAAAAGATTATCAAGTTGTAGCATTTGGTGATAGTGGAAATGATGTTCATATGCTTTCTGAAGCACACGTAGGTGTAGCTATGGGGAATGCAACAATTGAAGCAAAATCAACTGCTAACTTTGTTATTGGTGACAATGACACAAACACAATTGGACAATTCATTTCAGAAAACTTTTAA
- a CDS encoding DJ-1/PfpI family protein → MKLLVIIEDKFNDIELNTTLSVLVASGKLESITYYSPNLKEASGQFNIVKITNIVNSVNLNEFDLMFVPGGRGCQTLRQNQQSLELINKFFNDLNKPLAAICDAPNVLAEFNIIKDQKYVSFFSEWSKPFWKDGKIINFNNWKQSPFTNIDRNLITASNATASLDFGFVILEYFYGEEFSDTVRSNMTFGKLTQI, encoded by the coding sequence ATGAAACTTCTTGTAATAATTGAAGATAAATTTAATGACATAGAATTAAACACAACTTTATCTGTTTTAGTCGCTTCAGGCAAACTAGAATCAATTACTTATTATTCTCCAAACTTAAAAGAAGCTTCAGGACAATTTAATATTGTTAAAATAACAAACATTGTTAATTCAGTTAATTTAAATGAATTTGATTTAATGTTCGTACCTGGAGGTAGAGGTTGTCAAACACTTAGACAAAATCAGCAATCATTAGAATTAATTAACAAATTCTTTAATGACCTTAACAAACCCCTTGCAGCTATCTGTGATGCACCAAACGTTTTAGCTGAATTTAATATAATCAAAGACCAAAAATACGTTTCATTCTTTTCTGAATGAAGTAAACCATTCTGAAAAGATGGAAAAATCATTAACTTTAACAATTGAAAACAATCTCCATTCACCAATATAGACAGGAACCTTATTACAGCATCAAATGCAACTGCTTCGTTAGATTTTGGGTTCGTTATATTAGAATACTTTTATGGCGAAGAATTCTCTGATACTGTACGTTCAAATATGACATTTGGAAAGCTTACACAAATATAA
- the def gene encoding peptide deformylase, which yields MNKKFKVEIVQLPEKVLRKKSQDVPLPLTDEDIELAEKMIYHIDDSQKDGSEFRAGVGVAAVQYGVLKNVFYVFIQDELGNTIYKDVLFNPVIITKSDKKIALSEGEGCLSVSEDWPDQEGYVYRSEKITVRAYSYFAREFQNLTVDGYLAIVFQHELDHLNGMLFIDRIAKKNPWKKLPKAKFL from the coding sequence TTAAAGTAGAAATCGTACAATTACCAGAAAAAGTACTTAGAAAAAAATCACAAGATGTACCTCTTCCATTAACAGATGAGGATATTGAATTAGCTGAGAAAATGATTTATCACATTGATGATTCGCAAAAAGATGGTTCTGAATTTAGAGCCGGAGTTGGTGTAGCAGCAGTTCAATATGGTGTTCTTAAAAATGTCTTTTATGTATTTATACAAGATGAATTAGGTAACACAATTTATAAAGATGTTTTATTTAATCCTGTTATTATTACTAAAAGCGATAAGAAAATTGCACTTTCTGAAGGTGAGGGTTGCTTAAGTGTTTCTGAAGATTGACCAGACCAAGAAGGATATGTTTATAGATCTGAAAAAATAACAGTCAGAGCTTACAGTTATTTTGCTAGAGAATTCCAAAATTTAACAGTTGACGGATATTTAGCAATAGTATTTCAACACGAATTAGACCACTTAAACGGAATGTTATTTATCGATAGAATTGCTAAGAAAAACCCTTGAAAGAAACTGCCTAAAGCTAAATTCTTGTAA
- a CDS encoding MSC_0882 family membrane protein, translating into MNNQEQQNQNPVSVQNSSGSTGVYANQTQVQNVATNEVTNVNPKSIVPENILKLFKREKKLALLSFSIWFSIFCLCIVATIINYFVNTFNSKPPHTQGIAWYIGISIIFLISLSLWIKALTRRKSWVKTEEITKNSYINGTQMNGVLIAEAYRAITLKMLRLSWIYAFFLTYIGLFIAVVCLLYFTSPWGVNMGQEGSWIYINSKVEWTDILDNAFGSTKNMLIILGTTIAATAIVFTILRIYDRKRQAEIKLAILNNPEEVVAKTNTDRRLENKAWIKAYIIVFILVVLLPLTVFLYLIWKGVIKRGKK; encoded by the coding sequence ATGAATAATCAAGAACAACAAAATCAAAATCCAGTTTCAGTTCAAAACTCATCTGGTTCAACTGGTGTTTATGCAAATCAAACACAAGTTCAAAATGTTGCCACAAACGAAGTTACTAATGTAAATCCAAAAAGCATAGTTCCTGAAAATATTCTTAAATTATTTAAAAGAGAGAAAAAACTAGCATTACTTTCTTTCTCGATATGATTTTCTATTTTCTGTCTTTGTATAGTTGCTACAATTATTAATTATTTTGTTAATACATTTAACTCAAAACCTCCTCACACACAAGGTATTGCTTGATACATCGGAATAAGCATTATTTTCTTAATTTCATTAAGTTTATGAATTAAAGCTTTAACAAGACGTAAGTCATGGGTTAAAACTGAAGAAATAACTAAAAACAGTTACATTAACGGAACACAAATGAATGGTGTTCTTATTGCTGAAGCATACAGAGCAATTACACTCAAAATGCTTCGTTTAAGCTGAATCTACGCATTCTTCTTAACATATATCGGGTTGTTCATTGCTGTAGTTTGCTTACTTTACTTCACATCCCCTTGAGGAGTAAATATGGGTCAAGAAGGTTCATGAATTTACATTAACTCAAAAGTTGAATGAACAGACATTTTAGATAATGCTTTTGGAAGCACTAAAAATATGCTAATTATTTTAGGAACTACAATAGCAGCTACTGCGATTGTATTCACCATTCTTAGAATTTACGATAGAAAAAGACAAGCTGAAATTAAATTAGCAATCTTAAACAACCCAGAAGAAGTTGTTGCTAAAACAAATACAGATAGAAGATTAGAGAATAAAGCTTGAATTAAAGCTTACATTATTGTTTTCATCTTAGTTGTATTATTACCTTTAACAGTATTCTTATACTTAATTTGAAAAGGTGTGATTAAAAGAGGTAAAAAATAA